The following are encoded together in the Dyella terrae genome:
- a CDS encoding NrsF family protein, protein MTEPRLPESLIQSLGDQLTPVRRLPPPWLRTLGWLLVVAAIAVGLFAHYGVSHMIQRWIAEPDIAVAGVGAVMTAVCAAWAAFSLGVPGRSWRWTLLPLPWLLVWVGASGLGCMHDWLGPSAHVAKFNEASDCLVFIISFSVPLSALLIWLLRRAYPLRPVLAAIMVGLASAAASAALLEICHAFAVAATDLLTHAMAVGIVVVLNALMGGAPAPACAEVKLSLSR, encoded by the coding sequence ATGACCGAGCCGCGACTCCCTGAGTCACTGATCCAGTCGCTGGGCGATCAGCTCACGCCGGTGCGGCGCCTGCCGCCCCCGTGGCTGCGTACGCTCGGCTGGCTGCTGGTGGTGGCGGCTATCGCGGTGGGTCTGTTTGCGCACTATGGCGTCAGCCACATGATCCAGCGCTGGATTGCCGAGCCAGATATAGCCGTGGCCGGGGTGGGGGCGGTGATGACTGCGGTATGCGCGGCCTGGGCGGCCTTCTCGCTGGGGGTGCCGGGTCGGTCGTGGCGATGGACCCTGCTGCCGCTGCCCTGGTTGTTGGTCTGGGTGGGTGCCAGCGGGCTGGGTTGCATGCACGACTGGTTGGGTCCTTCCGCGCACGTCGCCAAGTTCAACGAGGCGAGCGATTGTCTGGTCTTCATCATCAGTTTTTCGGTGCCGTTGTCCGCCTTGCTGATCTGGCTGCTGCGACGGGCGTATCCGTTGCGCCCGGTGTTGGCGGCAATCATGGTCGGACTGGCGTCGGCGGCAGCCTCCGCGGCGCTACTGGAGATCTGTCACGCCTTTGCCGTGGCTGCGACTGACCTGCTTACGCATGCCATGGCCGTAGGCATCGTGGTGGTGCTGAATGCACTGATGGGGGGGGCGCCTGCTCCAGCCTGCGCTGAAGTGAAGCTGTCGCTTTCGCGGTAG